Proteins found in one Streptococcus anginosus subsp. whileyi MAS624 genomic segment:
- a CDS encoding S66 peptidase family protein, whose amino-acid sequence MIKKVGIVSLSSGIIGENFVRHEVDLGLKRLKDLGLEVTFLEHAQKGMDYLKDHPKSRAQDLIQAFEDPSIDMILCAIGGDDTYRLLPYLFEDNQLKKVVNQKVFLGFSDTTMNHFMLHKLGVKTFYGQSFLADVCELEEEMLPYTLSYFKELIGTGTISEIRPSNVWYDERTDFSEKALGTKRTRHENQGFELLKGKATFEGEILGGCLESLYQIFDERYEGAIELCAQYQLFPSLSEWAGKILLLETSEEKPEPILYRKMLEALKATGIFSVLNGVLVGKPMDETYYDEYKQILLGVIDTDIPILYNLNVGHATPRAIIPFGVKAQVDANEQVIRFLNELK is encoded by the coding sequence ATGATAAAGAAAGTAGGAATTGTCAGTTTATCAAGCGGAATCATTGGAGAAAATTTCGTTAGGCATGAGGTTGATCTAGGATTAAAGCGTTTAAAAGACTTGGGACTTGAAGTGACGTTTTTAGAGCATGCACAAAAGGGAATGGATTATCTGAAAGACCATCCTAAATCGAGAGCGCAAGATTTGATTCAAGCTTTTGAAGATCCTTCAATTGATATGATTTTATGTGCTATTGGTGGAGATGATACGTATCGATTGCTACCCTATTTGTTTGAAGATAACCAATTAAAAAAGGTTGTGAATCAGAAAGTATTTTTAGGTTTTTCAGACACTACCATGAATCACTTCATGCTCCATAAGTTGGGAGTGAAGACTTTTTATGGTCAGTCATTTCTTGCTGATGTTTGTGAGTTAGAGGAAGAAATGCTGCCTTATACACTGTCATATTTTAAGGAACTGATTGGAACAGGAACTATCTCAGAAATCAGACCAAGTAATGTCTGGTATGATGAAAGGACAGATTTTAGTGAAAAAGCCTTAGGAACGAAGCGGACTCGTCATGAAAATCAGGGATTTGAATTGCTGAAAGGAAAAGCAACATTTGAAGGGGAAATTTTAGGAGGCTGTTTGGAGTCGCTCTATCAGATATTTGATGAAAGATATGAAGGTGCCATTGAATTGTGTGCACAATATCAGCTCTTTCCTAGTCTTTCAGAGTGGGCAGGAAAAATTCTTTTGTTGGAAACCAGTGAGGAAAAACCAGAACCAATTTTATATCGAAAAATGCTAGAAGCCTTAAAGGCGACAGGGATTTTTTCTGTTTTAAATGGTGTACTTGTTGGAAAACCAATGGATGAAACCTACTATGATGAGTACAAGCAAATCCTGCTGGGTGTCATTGATACGGATATTCCTATTTTGTATAATTTAAATGTTGGACATGCTACCCCGAGAGCAATCATTCCTTTTGGGGTGAAAGCTCAAGTGGATGCCAACGAGCAAGTCATTCGATTTTTGAATGAATTGAAATAA
- a CDS encoding dUTP diphosphatase: MRIRGFELVSSFTNENLLPKRETAHAAGYDLKVAERTVIAPKEIKLVPTGVKAYMQAGEVLYLYDRSSNPRKKGLVLINSVGVIDGDYYGNPGNEGHIFAQMQNITDQEVVLEEEDRIVQAVFSPFLLTDNDEADGVRTGGFGSTGH, translated from the coding sequence ATGCGAATTCGTGGTTTTGAGCTTGTTTCAAGCTTTACAAATGAAAATTTACTGCCAAAGCGTGAGACGGCTCATGCGGCTGGTTATGACTTAAAAGTGGCAGAGCGTACAGTGATTGCGCCAAAAGAGATTAAGTTGGTGCCGACAGGTGTCAAGGCTTATATGCAGGCTGGTGAGGTGCTTTATCTTTATGATCGTTCCTCTAATCCACGTAAAAAAGGATTGGTGTTGATTAACTCTGTGGGCGTTATTGACGGGGATTACTATGGCAATCCGGGAAATGAAGGGCACATTTTTGCGCAAATGCAGAACATTACAGATCAAGAAGTGGTTTTAGAAGAAGAAGATCGTATCGTTCAAGCTGTCTTTTCACCGTTTTTGCTTACTGATAATGATGAAGCAGATGGTGTGCGGACAGGTGGTTTTGGAAGCACGGGGCATTAA
- a CDS encoding BglG family transcription antiterminator produces MNIRQMNIMQYLLRQQKYVSAQKLAKVFSVSKKTIYTDFEIIQTFLASKNASLEKVPSLGTRLVADKQVCSQLIIEIEQKKNNLGKEKWSPEEREENLVSALFLEHSELDILDWSIEHYISESSVKRSLEKLEHKLHRENLMLAKKGDKVRVVGDEADIRIFLRNYLVSSQQIANIHKSDQAEILAKVRHFSKAYHFQINEQYEPYLVWDLWIAKTRYQSQSFLKETNPKILDNLKLYESYLFASELLASVLKVEISSLPEAEIAALTRSLLSVGYEMLRPLTDEKFETTVHAFIAMVSELIDVDFSDDEHLYQMLLNHIQPMVFRLRNRIHLSNLITEEIKQQYSVLYHVVWLAVKVLNEYFGIELTDVEVAFLTIHFAIAVEKKSQPSTIYIVCQHGVATSELIVSQLRKLFSSDDKIVKLTPAELAELDVDSLDLVISSVDLPDYPKEYIHVGTVLTDIQRREIQQSYLKITKSSRKILRLLENNEVYSQSLVNHLLARTIYLHQKVDNVSECLDKIIQLSHPANLADKHYTDSIYQREELGITSTYTGIALPHANPEFVHHSQLIMMTLDKPILWGVNFVKVILLIAIEERDLETYKEALIEIYSRVDSASYIEQLGQAQTLEELKKSLFAPATFDTI; encoded by the coding sequence ATGAATATTCGACAAATGAATATCATGCAGTATTTATTGCGTCAGCAAAAATATGTATCAGCACAGAAATTGGCAAAAGTTTTTTCAGTGTCCAAAAAAACGATTTATACGGATTTTGAAATTATTCAAACGTTTTTGGCAAGTAAAAATGCATCTTTAGAAAAAGTACCAAGTCTTGGAACTCGCTTAGTGGCAGATAAACAGGTTTGTTCTCAATTGATTATAGAGATTGAACAAAAAAAGAATAATCTGGGGAAAGAAAAATGGTCGCCGGAAGAAAGAGAGGAGAATTTAGTTTCTGCCTTATTCTTGGAACATAGTGAACTTGATATTTTAGATTGGTCAATAGAGCATTATATTAGTGAAAGTTCAGTTAAGCGAAGTTTAGAGAAACTGGAGCACAAATTGCATAGAGAAAATCTTATGTTAGCCAAAAAAGGTGATAAAGTTCGAGTGGTAGGAGATGAAGCTGATATTCGGATTTTTCTGAGAAATTATTTAGTATCCTCTCAGCAGATAGCAAATATTCATAAGTCAGATCAAGCAGAGATTCTAGCGAAAGTAAGACATTTTTCTAAAGCTTATCATTTTCAAATCAATGAACAGTATGAGCCCTATTTAGTGTGGGATTTATGGATTGCAAAAACTCGATATCAAAGTCAATCATTTTTGAAAGAAACCAATCCAAAGATACTAGATAATTTAAAATTGTATGAATCGTACCTTTTTGCGAGTGAGCTTTTAGCTTCTGTTTTGAAAGTAGAGATTTCTAGTCTTCCAGAGGCAGAGATTGCTGCGTTGACACGATCACTTCTATCTGTGGGTTATGAGATGCTTCGTCCATTAACGGATGAAAAGTTTGAAACTACTGTTCATGCATTTATTGCAATGGTGAGTGAGCTAATTGATGTTGATTTTTCCGATGATGAGCATTTATATCAGATGTTACTCAACCACATTCAGCCAATGGTTTTTCGTTTACGTAATCGTATTCATTTATCTAATCTCATCACTGAAGAAATCAAACAACAGTATAGCGTGCTTTATCACGTTGTCTGGTTGGCTGTGAAAGTTCTAAATGAATATTTTGGGATTGAATTAACGGATGTGGAAGTGGCGTTTCTAACGATTCATTTTGCAATTGCAGTCGAAAAAAAGAGCCAACCGTCAACGATATATATCGTCTGTCAACATGGGGTTGCCACATCAGAATTGATTGTCAGCCAATTGAGAAAGTTGTTTTCTAGTGATGATAAGATAGTGAAATTAACACCAGCCGAGCTTGCAGAGCTTGATGTTGACTCTCTAGATTTAGTAATCAGTTCGGTTGATTTACCTGATTATCCTAAAGAGTATATTCACGTTGGAACGGTACTGACAGATATACAGCGTCGTGAAATTCAACAATCTTATTTGAAGATTACTAAAAGTAGTCGAAAGATTTTACGATTATTAGAGAATAACGAAGTTTATTCTCAATCTTTAGTAAATCATTTATTGGCTAGGACAATCTATCTTCATCAAAAAGTTGATAATGTGTCAGAATGCTTAGATAAAATTATCCAATTATCGCATCCAGCGAATCTAGCCGATAAACACTATACTGATTCTATTTATCAACGTGAAGAACTAGGGATTACGAGTACGTATACAGGAATTGCTCTCCCTCATGCAAACCCAGAATTTGTTCATCATTCGCAATTGATTATGATGACACTTGATAAGCCCATTTTATGGGGAGTAAACTTTGTTAAAGTTATTTTACTAATCGCGATTGAAGAGCGAGATTTAGAAACTTATAAAGAGGCATTGATTGAGATTTACTCACGAGTGGATAGCGCCAGCTATATTGAACAATTGGGGCAAGCACAAACATTAGAAGAATTAAAAAAATCTTTATTTGCTCCTGCAACTTTTGATACCATTTAA
- a CDS encoding PTS sugar transporter subunit IIA produces MMTQMMHLDLINLVETAPDRITLLRKLSQKLIQKGYVKDSFEAALLEREKEFPTGLQLENTAVAIPHTYAEHVLKPFIFFNKLETPISFVQMGTDDVLVNAEFVLVLGISDPKQQTGLLVELMELFSDTVFLTNLKQAKSEEEIYHLCGN; encoded by the coding sequence ATAATGACTCAAATGATGCATCTAGATCTTATAAATCTAGTTGAAACTGCACCAGACAGAATAACATTACTTAGGAAATTATCGCAAAAACTGATTCAAAAAGGGTACGTAAAAGATAGTTTTGAGGCAGCTCTTTTAGAGAGGGAAAAAGAATTTCCAACGGGGTTACAATTAGAGAACACGGCTGTTGCGATACCTCATACGTATGCAGAGCATGTTTTAAAACCTTTTATCTTTTTTAACAAATTAGAAACTCCGATTTCTTTTGTGCAGATGGGAACAGATGATGTACTTGTAAATGCTGAATTTGTATTGGTTTTAGGAATTAGTGATCCAAAACAACAAACAGGATTATTAGTTGAACTGATGGAGTTGTTTTCAGATACTGTTTTTCTTACTAATTTGAAACAAGCGAAAAGTGAAGAGGAAATCTATCATTTATGTGGAAACTAA
- the rhaD gene encoding rhamnulose-1-phosphate aldolase, with product MNYPNYISELLEVTYDMWKKGWDEYNGGNVSYRLKKEEILRLKDDLQATNYPIMDKEQTEIPVMEIPHNMVGEYLLITASGSHFRYLHHQPEIDTGIIKLTKQGYQLIAGFKDGKRPTSEIFMHILAHAARLQQDSEQRVVIHNHATNIVLYSLLHQVTSRSLTFDLWSVLTESIVVFPDGIAVLPWEVPGTQTIGELTAKELVDHRLVVWAKHGVLSTGRDYQDCFGLIETADKAAHIALDLQRISGKELSENNILTKENLQAVCEVLHVTGKYL from the coding sequence ATGAATTATCCAAATTATATTTCAGAATTGTTGGAAGTAACTTATGATATGTGGAAAAAAGGCTGGGATGAATATAATGGAGGAAATGTCAGTTATCGTTTAAAAAAAGAAGAAATACTTCGTTTGAAAGATGATCTGCAAGCGACTAATTATCCTATTATGGATAAAGAACAGACAGAGATCCCAGTAATGGAAATACCACATAATATGGTGGGAGAATATCTTCTCATAACAGCTTCTGGAAGTCATTTTCGATATTTACATCATCAGCCAGAGATAGATACAGGGATCATAAAATTAACTAAGCAAGGCTATCAACTTATTGCTGGTTTCAAAGATGGAAAGCGACCAACAAGTGAGATTTTTATGCATATATTAGCACATGCCGCTCGGTTACAGCAAGATAGTGAGCAACGTGTTGTGATTCATAATCATGCAACAAATATTGTCCTTTATTCATTACTTCATCAGGTGACCAGTCGCTCTTTAACATTTGATTTATGGTCAGTATTGACGGAATCAATTGTTGTTTTTCCAGATGGGATTGCAGTTTTACCTTGGGAAGTTCCAGGAACTCAAACGATTGGGGAGTTGACTGCAAAAGAACTAGTAGATCACCGATTAGTTGTGTGGGCAAAACATGGTGTTTTATCTACTGGTCGTGATTATCAGGATTGTTTTGGTCTGATTGAAACAGCGGATAAAGCGGCACATATTGCTTTGGATTTGCAACGTATTAGTGGTAAGGAACTTTCAGAAAATAATATTTTAACGAAAGAGAATCTTCAAGCAGTTTGCGAAGTTTTGCATGTAACTGGTAAATATCTATAA
- the radA gene encoding DNA repair protein RadA has translation MVCGQVVLEARGIKKEESIIAKKKATFVCQNCEYHSSKYLGRCPNCGAWSSFVEEVEVTEIKNARVSLTGEKSRPMKLAEVTSLNVNRTKTDMDEFNRVLGGGVVPGSLVLIGGDPGIGKSTLLLQVSTQLSHKGTVLYVSGEESAEQIKLRAERLGDIDSEFYLYAETNMQSIRAEIEKIKPDFLIIDSIQTILSPEISSVQGSVSQVREVTAELMQLAKTNNIAIFIVGHMTKEGTLAGPRTLEHMVDTVLYFEGERQHTFRILRAVKNRFGSTNEIGIFEMQSGGLVEVLNPSQVFLEERLDGATGSSIVVTMEGTRPILAEVQALVTPTMFGTAKRTTTGLDFNRASLIMAVLEKRAGLLLQNQDAYLKSAGGVKLDEPAIDLAVAVAIASSYKDLPTNPQECFIGEIGLTGEIRRVNRIEQRINEAAKLGFTKVYAPKNSLNGLNIPENIEVIGVTTIGEVLKKVFG, from the coding sequence ATGGTGTGCGGACAGGTGGTTTTGGAAGCACGGGGCATTAAGAAAGAGGAATCTATCATAGCCAAGAAAAAAGCGACATTTGTTTGTCAAAATTGTGAATATCATTCCTCCAAGTATCTAGGGCGCTGCCCTAACTGTGGGGCTTGGTCTTCTTTTGTCGAAGAGGTTGAAGTTACAGAGATTAAGAATGCGCGTGTTTCTCTGACAGGGGAAAAAAGTCGACCGATGAAGTTAGCGGAGGTGACTTCTCTCAATGTCAACCGTACCAAGACAGATATGGATGAATTTAACCGCGTCTTGGGCGGTGGCGTGGTGCCAGGAAGTTTAGTTCTAATCGGAGGAGACCCAGGCATTGGGAAATCTACCCTTTTATTGCAGGTTTCTACCCAGCTCTCTCACAAGGGAACGGTATTGTATGTCAGTGGGGAAGAGTCTGCCGAGCAGATTAAGCTACGGGCCGAGCGGCTGGGCGATATTGACAGCGAGTTTTACCTCTATGCTGAGACCAATATGCAGAGTATTCGTGCTGAGATTGAAAAAATTAAACCAGATTTTTTGATTATAGACTCCATTCAGACGATTCTATCGCCAGAAATTTCTAGTGTGCAAGGCTCGGTTTCGCAAGTCCGAGAAGTGACCGCGGAGCTGATGCAGTTGGCGAAAACCAACAATATTGCCATCTTTATTGTCGGTCATATGACGAAAGAGGGCACTCTGGCTGGACCTAGAACCTTGGAACACATGGTGGATACGGTACTTTATTTTGAAGGTGAGCGACAGCATACTTTTCGTATTTTGCGGGCGGTCAAAAACCGCTTCGGCTCTACGAATGAAATCGGCATTTTTGAGATGCAGTCAGGTGGTCTGGTTGAAGTGCTCAATCCTAGCCAGGTTTTCTTAGAGGAGCGTTTAGATGGAGCAACAGGCTCTTCTATCGTGGTGACCATGGAGGGGACGCGTCCAATCCTTGCGGAAGTGCAGGCTTTGGTGACGCCTACTATGTTTGGCACTGCCAAGCGGACAACGACAGGATTGGATTTCAATCGCGCCAGTCTAATTATGGCTGTTTTGGAAAAGCGAGCAGGGCTATTATTGCAAAATCAAGATGCCTACCTCAAGTCAGCAGGCGGTGTCAAATTGGATGAGCCAGCTATTGACTTAGCTGTCGCCGTTGCAATTGCTTCGAGTTATAAAGATTTGCCAACGAATCCACAAGAATGTTTTATTGGTGAAATCGGTCTGACGGGCGAAATCCGCCGTGTTAATCGCATTGAGCAACGTATCAATGAAGCTGCTAAGCTGGGCTTCACAAAAGTTTACGCTCCTAAAAACTCTCTGAATGGATTGAATATTCCCGAAAATATTGAAGTTATAGGTGTGACAACAATTGGAGAAGTGCTGAAGAAGGTGTTTGGGTGA
- the gltX gene encoding glutamate--tRNA ligase, whose amino-acid sequence MANQIRVRYAPSPTGLLHIGNARTALFNYLYARHYGGTFIIRIEDTDRKRHVEDGERSQLENLRWLGIDWDESPETHEKYRQSERLDIYQSYINELLEKGLAYKSYVTEEELAAERERQEAAGETPRYINEYLGMSEDEKAAYIAEREAAGIVPTVRLVVNESGIYKWNDLVKGEIEFEGGNIGGDWVIQKKDGYPTYNFAVVVDDHLMKISHVIRGDDHIANTPKQLMVYEALGWEAPQFGHMTLIINSETGKKLSKRDTNTLQFIEDYRKKGYLPEAVFNFIALLGWNPGGENEIFSREELIQLFDEHRLSKSPAAFDQKKLDWMSNEYIKNADFETIFDMAKPYLEAAGRLTDKAEKLVELYKPQMKSVDEIVPLTDLFFEDFPELTAEEKEFMAGETVPTVLKAFKEKLEAMSDEDFKSENIFPQIKTVQKETGIKGKNLFMPIRIAVSGEMHGPELPDTIYLLGREKSIEHIENMLKNIQ is encoded by the coding sequence GTGGCGAATCAAATTCGTGTGCGTTATGCACCAAGTCCAACGGGACTGTTACACATCGGGAATGCGCGGACTGCGCTCTTTAATTATCTTTACGCTCGTCATTACGGCGGAACTTTTATCATTCGGATTGAAGATACTGACCGTAAACGCCATGTGGAAGACGGGGAACGTTCGCAGTTGGAAAATCTGCGTTGGTTAGGAATTGATTGGGATGAGAGTCCAGAAACGCATGAAAAATATCGCCAGTCTGAACGTTTGGACATTTACCAAAGCTATATCAATGAATTACTTGAAAAAGGCTTGGCTTACAAATCATATGTGACGGAGGAAGAGCTGGCAGCAGAGCGTGAGCGTCAGGAAGCTGCTGGAGAAACACCTCGCTACATCAATGAATATCTAGGAATGTCTGAAGATGAAAAAGCAGCTTATATCGCAGAGCGTGAAGCAGCAGGCATTGTTCCAACAGTTCGTCTTGTGGTCAATGAATCTGGTATTTACAAGTGGAACGATCTTGTCAAAGGTGAGATTGAATTTGAAGGTGGCAACATCGGTGGTGACTGGGTTATCCAGAAAAAAGACGGCTATCCAACTTATAATTTTGCGGTTGTGGTAGATGACCATCTGATGAAAATTTCCCATGTCATTCGTGGAGATGACCACATTGCCAATACCCCTAAGCAGCTCATGGTGTACGAAGCGCTCGGTTGGGAAGCGCCACAATTTGGTCACATGACCTTGATTATTAACTCCGAAACGGGTAAGAAATTGTCCAAACGTGATACAAACACGCTTCAATTTATCGAAGATTACCGTAAGAAAGGCTACCTGCCTGAAGCCGTCTTCAACTTTATTGCCCTCCTTGGCTGGAATCCTGGCGGTGAAAATGAAATCTTCTCTCGTGAAGAATTGATCCAACTCTTTGATGAACATCGTCTCAGCAAGTCTCCGGCTGCTTTTGACCAAAAGAAATTAGACTGGATGAGCAATGAATACATTAAAAATGCGGATTTTGAAACCATTTTTGATATGGCGAAGCCTTACTTGGAAGCGGCTGGTCGTTTGACTGACAAAGCTGAAAAATTAGTTGAACTTTACAAACCACAAATGAAGTCTGTAGATGAAATCGTACCGCTCACAGACCTTTTCTTTGAAGATTTCCCAGAGCTAACGGCAGAAGAAAAAGAGTTTATGGCAGGCGAAACGGTACCAACGGTTTTGAAAGCCTTTAAAGAAAAATTGGAAGCTATGAGTGATGAAGACTTCAAGTCGGAAAATATCTTCCCACAAATCAAGACAGTGCAAAAAGAAACGGGTATCAAAGGCAAAAACCTCTTTATGCCAATTCGTATCGCTGTTTCAGGCGAAATGCACGGTCCAGAATTACCAGACACCATTTACCTGCTTGGACGTGAAAAATCTATTGAGCACATCGAAAATATGTTGAAGAACATCCAATAA
- the dinB gene encoding DNA polymerase IV gives MLIFPLINDTSRKIIHIDMDAFFASVEERDNPALKGKPVIIGADPRLTGGRGVVSTCNYEARKFGVHSAMSSKEAYERCPQAIFISGNYEKYQAVSQQIRAIFKRYTDVIEPISIDEAYLDVTKNKLGMKSAVKIAKLIQHEIWTELHLTGSAGVSYNKFLAKMASDYEKPHGLTVVLPEEAESFLSQMDVAKFYGVGKKTVEKLHDMGVYTGADLLEIPEMTLIDLFGRFGFDLYRKARGISNSPVKVNRIRKSIGKERTYGKLLHNEDDIKKELTLLSQKVARSLKKHGKSGRTIVLKIRYADFSTLTKRHSLATRTQDAEQIERIAHEIYDSLDEQTKGVRLLGVTVTGFGM, from the coding sequence ATGTTAATTTTTCCCTTAATCAATGATACATCTCGGAAAATCATTCACATTGATATGGATGCCTTTTTTGCCTCCGTAGAAGAAAGAGACAACCCAGCACTAAAAGGCAAACCGGTCATCATCGGAGCTGACCCTCGCTTGACAGGCGGACGAGGCGTTGTTTCGACTTGCAATTATGAGGCACGAAAGTTTGGTGTTCACTCAGCTATGAGCTCCAAAGAAGCTTATGAGCGTTGTCCACAGGCGATTTTCATTTCGGGAAATTATGAAAAATATCAGGCAGTCAGCCAGCAAATTCGAGCCATTTTTAAACGATATACAGATGTGATTGAGCCAATCAGTATTGATGAAGCCTATCTGGACGTAACCAAAAATAAGCTGGGTATGAAATCTGCTGTCAAGATAGCCAAGCTAATCCAGCACGAGATATGGACAGAGCTTCATTTGACCGGTTCAGCTGGTGTGTCCTACAATAAATTTTTGGCAAAAATGGCTAGTGACTATGAAAAGCCTCACGGCTTGACAGTTGTTTTGCCAGAAGAAGCAGAATCTTTTCTCTCTCAAATGGATGTGGCAAAGTTTTACGGTGTTGGAAAAAAGACGGTGGAAAAGCTGCATGATATGGGCGTTTATACAGGAGCAGATTTATTAGAAATTCCTGAGATGACCTTGATTGACTTGTTTGGTCGATTTGGATTTGACCTTTATCGCAAAGCAAGAGGAATCAGCAATTCACCAGTAAAAGTCAACCGTATTCGTAAGTCTATCGGCAAGGAAAGAACTTATGGGAAATTGCTCCATAACGAAGACGACATAAAAAAGGAGCTGACCCTTTTATCACAAAAGGTAGCTCGTAGTTTAAAAAAGCATGGAAAATCTGGTAGGACGATTGTTCTGAAGATTCGCTATGCGGATTTTTCAACATTGACAAAAAGGCATAGCTTAGCGACAAGAACGCAAGATGCGGAGCAGATTGAGCGCATTGCACATGAGATTTATGATAGCTTGGACGAGCAGACAAAAGGTGTGCGTCTTTTAGGAGTGACAGTAACAGGATTTGGGATGTAA
- a CDS encoding PTS galactitol transporter subunit IIC: protein MDILKIIVQYILDLGAAVFVPFLMLIVGLCMKMKFRDAFQAALTLGIAFTGMGILVNFIMTSMGKAANDLTTHTGLSLTAVDIGWSGAASISWAWPYAFLLFPIQLGINFLMLVMNQTKTLNVDLWNVWNKIFTAVIVTYFTNNVIFGLLAGAVIIVLELKLGDAFAPEVERLTGIPGVTVPHFICLIAVLLHPIDELLKKIPILNKQFDADTLKEKIGVFGENSVMGAIIGLALGLASGNGIKYALTLAVQAATALTLFPMVSKLFSQALSPISEAVSDFMREKFEDREVYIGLDWPILGGRNELWVAVICTIPFLLIGAIVLPGNIVLPFAGIINLSFVVGSLLLTNGNVLRMIIHGLISTPLFLYGATYFTPYMTRLAKETGTLKNQGLISWSTFEGPDIRYILATLFQGKLLSVVLFILWLGLYIWLLKDREKYNQTLKVKEQ from the coding sequence ATGGATATATTAAAAATAATTGTCCAATATATTTTGGATTTAGGTGCTGCTGTTTTTGTTCCCTTCTTGATGTTGATTGTCGGACTTTGCATGAAAATGAAATTCAGAGATGCTTTTCAAGCTGCCCTTACTTTAGGGATTGCTTTTACAGGAATGGGAATTTTGGTGAATTTCATTATGACTAGTATGGGAAAAGCAGCAAATGATTTAACGACCCATACAGGTTTGTCTCTTACAGCGGTAGATATTGGCTGGTCCGGTGCAGCTTCTATTAGTTGGGCATGGCCATACGCTTTTCTACTCTTTCCTATTCAATTAGGTATTAACTTTTTAATGCTAGTAATGAATCAAACTAAAACTCTAAATGTAGACTTATGGAATGTCTGGAACAAAATTTTTACAGCAGTTATTGTGACTTACTTTACAAATAATGTGATTTTTGGTCTTTTAGCAGGAGCTGTAATTATTGTACTAGAATTAAAATTGGGAGATGCTTTTGCACCTGAGGTGGAACGATTAACTGGTATTCCAGGCGTTACCGTTCCTCACTTTATCTGTCTTATTGCTGTTCTGCTCCATCCAATTGATGAGTTATTAAAGAAAATCCCTATTCTCAATAAACAATTTGACGCAGATACTCTCAAGGAAAAGATTGGAGTTTTTGGTGAAAATTCTGTTATGGGAGCTATTATTGGATTAGCACTTGGTTTGGCTTCAGGTAATGGTATCAAATATGCTCTTACCTTGGCTGTACAGGCTGCGACGGCTTTGACTCTCTTTCCAATGGTTTCCAAACTGTTCTCACAAGCTCTTTCTCCAATTTCAGAAGCTGTATCTGACTTTATGAGAGAAAAATTTGAAGATAGAGAGGTCTATATTGGACTTGATTGGCCTATTTTAGGTGGGCGCAATGAGCTATGGGTAGCGGTTATTTGTACGATTCCTTTCTTATTGATTGGTGCGATTGTACTTCCTGGTAATATCGTTTTACCATTTGCAGGAATTATCAATCTTTCCTTTGTTGTTGGATCATTATTATTAACCAACGGCAATGTTCTTCGGATGATTATTCATGGTTTGATTTCTACTCCGCTTTTCCTTTATGGAGCAACATATTTCACACCTTACATGACACGACTTGCAAAAGAAACTGGGACATTGAAAAATCAAGGACTGATTTCTTGGTCAACTTTTGAAGGACCAGATATTCGCTACATATTAGCTACTCTTTTTCAAGGAAAACTTCTTTCGGTTGTTTTGTTCATCCTATGGCTGGGGCTATATATTTGGCTTTTGAAAGATCGTGAAAAATATAATCAAACACTAAAAGTAAAGGAGCAATAA
- a CDS encoding PTS sugar transporter subunit IIB, with protein MKKLIVACGSGVATSQTVASKVERLLKEAGISCQIEAVDMKSLEHHLQQADGYISIVKAKKDYGVPVFNGIAFLTGMGQKQELDKIIQFLKS; from the coding sequence ATGAAAAAATTGATTGTAGCATGTGGTTCAGGAGTCGCTACTTCTCAAACAGTAGCATCAAAAGTAGAACGTCTACTTAAGGAAGCAGGGATTTCTTGTCAGATTGAGGCAGTAGATATGAAATCGTTGGAACATCATCTCCAGCAAGCAGATGGCTACATTTCTATTGTAAAAGCAAAGAAAGATTATGGAGTTCCTGTTTTTAATGGTATTGCTTTTCTAACAGGGATGGGACAAAAACAGGAACTGGATAAGATTATTCAATTTTTGAAAAGTTGA